Sequence from the Aquimarina sp. Aq107 genome:
ACAGTGATTTAAGATTTGTGAAATCCGAAGACAAAACGAATTATTTATTAATTATAGAAGGGGATTGGATATACCCCGGTTATGGAGGTGGTGCAAGTGTTGGTAGAGAAGAAGCTAAGTTGGAAGTAACTTTGAAATTTGTTGATCTGTTAGACCCTCAAAATATATTGTATATTACACAAACACCAAAAATTATTGGAAACTATGCATATGGAGAATTCGGAACAATTCTAAGAATTGGAGAATGTTATAAGAAATTAGGATATTTATTAAATCTTCAGCTCAAAAGAATTTTAAAATAATAGTAGGTTTTAATAAAAGAGTTTACTTATATTTGCACCCGCAAAAAGGATAACCTTTTCGGGGTGTAGCGTAGCCCGGTTATCGCGCCGCGTTTGGGACGCGGAGGTCGCAGGTTCGAATCCTGCCACCCCGACAAAAAACCAATCACAGAAGTGATTGGTTTTTTCTTTTTTTAATCACAATCATTATATACTTACTATAGGAATCATGAATTTTTAGTGTGATTTACTCTAGTAATCAACCTTACTTTACAGATGCCTTTTTGATCAAGAAAAAGCTTTAAGATTAATTTTTAGAAACTCATCAACTTTATGTAGTACTGATAAAAGAGGAACTGTTAAGATTAGACAATAATATAATCATTACTTATAAATTTCAACCATTTTTTGAAGGGAACAAATTACCTTTAAAGAGTTTATATTAATTAATGTAAATTTCACTACTATTAATAATCTTCTTCTCTTTTTCCATAAGTAATCATATGTAAATTAAAAGATGTAAAAATATGTTTACTTGATTGTGCGTGTATAGGGATACTTCATGATATATATTCAAAAAGAAACGTATTAAAAACTAATTTTTAAGAAATGAAGGGTAAAAAATGATTTTTTTATTAATTTCAAATATTAGAAAAAGGGATTTTTCCCTTATATTTTATTTTTTTTAATAATTATTACTTGTAAAAAAAGTGTTTTTTTGTACTACAAAAATGATTTTTTCTTATTAAAAAATGTTAAATAAAGTGTTAAATACGTAAAAAAAGGATGAAATACTCCATTTTTTAACATAACGTAAAATTATTGTGGTTTTACCGCAGATAATTAAATTATGATTAATTTACCTTTACAATGCACTGGTAATCAGAGTTCAATGTTAGTGTAAATGATATGATTTTTAGGAGACTCCAAAAGAAATATGAATTATTTTATGGAAAAAAATAACTTTTAAAAAGTATAACAAAAAATGTTCTAAGATACTTTATAAAGCTATCTATAGTAGGTATTTAAAGTATATCCAAACCTAAATTACAATGATTAAAAAGACCGGAATTATTATTCCAGTCTATAACGAGTGTTATAGATTGGTAAAGGAAGAGTTTTGCATTTTTTTAAGTAAGCAAAACTTCTATGATGTATGTTTTGCAATATCTCGTGATGACGATGATGTTTCTGAATTATCATATCAATTGAATGGAATAAATCAAAAAAAATGTTTATAGATGAAGTAACTATTTTATTTAAAACTAATAACCAAAGCAGATTAAGGAGCTAAATTAATGAGACACACCTATAATAATGTCAAGTAACTAATTGGAGGTGGCATATTGTTGAAGTTTGATAGAACATTATGTGTAGATGCTTGATGAGAAAATTCAATATTTTTATGAAAAAAACTATACTATTTATATTTTTATTTATCACGATAAAGTTTGCATATGGTCAACTCCCTTTTGATTGCAATGAAGCTAAGTTTTATCAAGTGATTTCAGGATCTTTAAGATCTTATGATCCGGTTACAGGTTCTTATTCAGAGCCATTACATACTACGCCAAGCTATAATGCTGGAGGTTACAATAATGTAGATGATTTTTTATACGCTATTAGAAGTAGTGATAGACATTTATTAAGAATCGGGATGGATCAAGTTGTAGATCTCGGAGCTGTTGCCACTAATAGAGGTGTTGATTTTGGTGGAGGTTATGCAGCGGATGTCGATAGCGAAGGGAATTTATGGGTCTTCCAAAATTCACAAGGAAGACAATCTTTTCATAAAATTATTAACCTTCAGAGTTATGATGGTACCACTTCACCAACTTTTGAGATAGTAGTAGCAGATCAAGCTTCTCCAAATACGTGTGCAGATATCGTTTTTATAGATGGAAATCTTTATGGAGGTAGTAAAGGAGAAGTCTATAAATGGGACTTATCGTCATCAACACCAGTTTTTAGTTCTAAAACAGTAACAGATTTACCTAATGATACTTTTGGAGCTTGTTATACAGACACTAGTAATAGGTTGTATGTGTCCAGTAATAAAGGAGGTTTACATTTGGTAAATGATTATGAAGGTGTCTCACCTTATGCTACATTATTGAATAATACAGATGTAACCAATCAGAACGATGGTTTTAAATGTGCAGCAGGTGTTTCTCCAATTGATGCCGATGGAGATGAGGTATTAGATCCTTTTGACAAGGATACTGACGGAGATGGAATCCCGGATATTGTAGAAGGAGGAGGAATAGATCCTTATGGAGATGATGATAACGATGGGATTTTTAATTATTTAGATCCTGATTTTGGCAACACGTGTAATAGTGGAGTTTCTTTAGTTTTTGATATTGATAGAGATGGTATTCCTAATGTACTAGATTTAGATAGTGATAATGATGGGATTTATGATATTGTAGAGGCTGGTCTTGGAAGTTACGACACGAATGGTGATGGTTTATTTAATAGTGAAGATGCTGGATTTCTGGATTCTGATTTAGATGGTATTGCAGATGTCGTGGATGTTGACCAAACAGGTGTTGCGTTTTTTCCGGATGATACTGATGGAGATTTAATTTATGATCCTTATGATATTGATGCAGATCAAGATGGGATTATAGATCTTATTGAAGGACAAAATAGTGCAACCTTCGTTTCTTTATCGGGATTGGATCAGGATAGAGATGGAGTTGATGATGCGTTTGATCCTGACCAAGGAGGTACTCCTCAAGGATATCAAAATACAGATAATACAGATACACCGGATTTTCTCGATACAGATTCAAACAATGATGGAGTTTTAGATACTGTAGATGCTTATGATACTAATAATGATGGTATCGCTGATACCACTTTAGCTAATAACGATTTTGATCAAGATGGACTTGATGATGGTTTTGATATTAAAGAAACTGTTTTTGATTCAGAAAATGGAGATCAAACACCAAGCAGTTTTCCTGTGGCTAGTACAGGAGAACGATATCAATATTTAGGTACATTTGATGTTGATGGTGTACCAGATTATTTGGTAGCAGATATTACTATAGATTCTGGCCTTTTGACCAAAATTGATGCAGCATTACCAGAGGGAGATTCTGTAGTAGATTTAAACCCTAATTATATTTATGGCGGTTATGATACTGATATTATAATAGAACAATCTACGAATGTCGCAATCACTTTTATCAATGAAAATACATCTTATGAAAACATTCTCGGATATTATACATACGATATTAATTCACCATTGGTAAAGACGCCGGAACCAGAGGATATTACTGTGATTTTGCCTAATTCATCCGCTTCAGGAAGTGGAGGAGGTTTAACTGCAGGGAATACCGTGGATTTAGGAAGTTTTCCGGCAAATACAGGAATAGGATGGGTTTTGTTGGTTGATGCGTGGGATGGTAGCGGTTTGGATGAAGGAATTTGGCAATTGTATTCGCAGACAGAATTTAATCCGGAATGTGACGAAACATTACGTCCTCATAATATATTATTTAAAGATGATTCTAATGAAGTCATTGTATTAGGTTTCGAAGATGAAAGAAGGGATTATCCAGGAGTAGATAATGATTTTAATGATTTATTGTTTTACATTACCGCAGATCAATATTCTTCTATAAAGACGAGTAATATAATTGATTTAGAAGAAGAAGGTGAAGTAACTTCTGGTAATGATGGTGGGTTAGAAAGTAATGGAGATTTAGCTACTTTAATAGCGAAAAGAAATTTTACTAGATCAAAAACCAATGAAGTATACAATAAGAAAAAATTACAAAAAGAATTTAAACCAGGTAGTAAGTCCTATAAAACTAGGAATAATGATGATTTAAGCATTTATTTTCCTCAAACTGGAGCTACTGGAACTGAAACTTCTTATGTTTCTACACCAGAGGATTTAATAGATATTACGAATGCATCCTCGGTATTTTCTGTTGATTATTATAATAACGAAAATAGAGTAGGAGTTGGTTTAGCAACTGTAACTAGCGGAAAAATATACGATCATTCTAAAACGATTTGTGATCGATTGAATGGTTCTGTTTTAGAAGACATAAGAACACTAAGTGTTCGGGATTATACTCTAGTGAATACCAAGATTCGGAGACCTTCAGGAGAATTAGAGCAAACTTTGCATTTTTCAGTAAGATTAGATGAGTTTCAAAATGAGTTATATAGTCTTTGGAATATTGATCAATATCCAGAAGGAGACTATTTGAACTTTCAAATTTGGGGAGGCTCTATTCCACAGGTAGTAAATATAGCGAATACCATTATCGATAAACTTTTAGAAGATAAAGGTTTAGGTAAGATGTTTATCCCATCTAATATTCCAGAGGTATTTGTGCAAAAAGGAAATTATAAGGATGGAAAGTTGATTCTTGATATCGTGAATAAAAATCAAGTTGATCAATTTGATTTTAGAGGGAATAAAAGAGTTACAGAATTATCTGACGAAGAATTAATGCTCTCATCAATTTCATTGTCTGGGTCGTATCAAGAGAGTATTATTATAGATACTGGATATTTATTTGATATTGGATTTGAGGTTACCGTTAATGATAAAACGGATGCATTATATCTAGCTGATGGACCTTGGGGTCTTGATTATAACCCAGAAGGAGCAGATGTAACCAATTTCGAAATTATAAAGGAAGAAATTACAGAAAATGATGCTGATGATTATTTGATAGAAAGAGACGTAATTGTACAAGGTTCTGTAAAAGAAACACTAAATATATTTAGAAGTGTTTTGGGTGGAGATTTAACATTGAATGTATCCGAATACAATGAATTAAAATTTGAATTGCAAGCAAACAGAGAAGTAGAAGTTATTCTTGTAAATAAAGAATTAACCGATTGGGAAAATAGGTTAAGGTATACTATTTCTGGAGATGGCAATATGCAAACATTTAACATATCTTTTTCGGAGTTCACAAATCCTAGTGGAGATAATGGAACACAATTACAGGATATTAGAAGCATCGTGTTTTCTGTACAAGGAAATTATCAGACCTTCGAATCATTTGATATAAATATTACTGATATAGCCTTTACCAATGCAGAAGTATTAAGCGTAGAAGATCATGAAAACTTGGAAGAGGAAGTTAATTCTGTTATGAATTATCCAAATCCATTTCGCACAGCAACTGCAATAAAAGTACCTGAAACGATTAGGGGTAATGTTAAAATATCCGTTATCGATGTATTAGGTAAAGTAGTACAAGAAGAACAAGAAATTCCGATAAATGCAGCTAGGACAATTACTTTTATTCCTAAAAACCTAAGCCCAGGAGTATATAGATATATTGTTGTTGGGGATCAATCAACCAGATATGTAGGTAGTTTTATGATTTATTAAATGTATTGAATTACTGATTAATCTTTGTTAGTTAAAAAATAAAAAGATCACTTACTCTAAAGTAATAATAATTAGAGTAAGTGATCTTTTGCAGCTGTATTGAATTTAGTTATTTTTGAGTCTAAACTTAGACTAATAATGAAAAACATTCTCGCAATAGCAGGTTCCAATAGTAGTACTTCGATCAATCAAAAACTTGTGGAATATGTAGCTAAAGAAATAGTAGATCATAAAATTAAAGTATTAAAATTGGCAAATTACTCGATGCCAATTTATAGTGAAGATGAAGAAAAAGAAAATGGGTTTCCGGGAATGACTTTAGGTCTAAAACAAGAGATATCCGAAGCTGATGCTTTGATTATTTCTGTAAATGAGCATAATGGAAGCTGGAGCGCTTTTTTTAAAAACATTATTGATTGGTTATCTCGATTGGATCGTAATTTTTTAGAAGGAAAAAAAATACTTTTAATGAGTACATCACCTGGTCAAAGAGGAGGTTTAAGTTCTTTGGAATTTGCGAAGAATGTACTTCCTAGATTTGGAGGTGAGATTATAGAAAGTTTCAGTTTTCCTTCATTTCATGCGAATTTTTCTATAGAAAATAATGAAGTTACTGATGAAACACTTTTGTTGGGATTAAAGGAAGTTCTAAGTACTTTTGCGCATCAGATTAAATAACTTGTGCGTAGTACCAAAATATATATTTTAGAAAATTCTTCAGACTTTAAAATCAAATTATTGCAATGGGCGCAGCAATTTGATGAAATAGTATGGCTAGATTCTAATACGTATTCCCAGCAATATTCGAGTTATGATGCGGTTTTAGCGGTCGATGCTTTTACTGCTATACAAACAGATCATTATACCGGTTTTGATAAACTAAAAGAGTATCAGGAACAAACAGCTGATTGGATTTTTGGGTATCTATCTTATGATTTAAAAAATGATACAGAGCAATTAACTTCCAAGAATTTAGATAGTTTAAATTTCCCGGATTTATACTTTTTTCAACCTAAGAAGTTATTTTTTTTAAAGGATGATAGATTAGAAATTCAATATCTAAATATGGTGGATGATGAGATAGAGGAAGATTTTCTTGATATTCAGAGATTTCCATCCGCTATAAAGGTTCCTAATGATGATACGTCTTGTGGTAAAGTTAAAATTAGTTTGCGTATTTCTAAAGATGTCTATAAGCAAAAGATCCAACAAATGCTTGCTCATATTGCTCGTGGAGATATTTATGAGGCAAACTTTTGTCAAGAGTATTTTGCCGAAAATAGTTGTATAGCTCCACTAGAAACCTATTATCATCTTAATCAAATCTCTAAGCCACCTTTTGCAACTTTTTTTAGAAGAAGTCATCAATATTTGCTTTCTGCCTCTCCAGAAAGGTATTTAAGAAAAGAAGGAAATAAAATTATTTCTCAACCTATAAAAGGAACTGCTAAGCGTTCACAGAGAGAAGAAGAAGACAAACGACTTATTCAGGATTTAAAAAATGATCCAAAAGAACGCTCAGAAAATGTAATGATTGTAGATTTAGTAAGAAATGATCTTTCTAGAACAGCAGTTAAAGGTGCTGTGCAAGTAGAAGAATTATGTAAGGTCTATACATTTCCGCAAGTACATCAAATGATATCTACAGTGGTATCCGAGATTCATTCAGAAACGTCTCCAGTTGATGTGATTAGAACAACATTTCCTATGGGCAGCATGACAGGAGCGCCAAAGATTTCTGCAATGGAGATAATAGAAAAATTAGAAACATCTAAAAGGGGTTTGTATAGTGGTGCAGTAGGATATTTTACTCCAGAAGGTGATTTTGATTTTAATGTGGTGATAAGAAGTATATTATATAATGAAGACAAGCAATACATATCTTATACTGTTGGAGGTGCTATTACTGCCAAATCCGATCCAGATAAAGAATATGAGGAGTGTTTGATAAAAGCAAAAGCAATGCGAGAAGTGCTGGAAGGTATTTAACAACCAAGGTTAGCTTATTTGCTTAAATAAGGTTTTTTCTAAAGCTTTTTCTGACATCAATAATTGTTTCTTTAACTTCTTGTGCTGTAATGTTTTTTATTCTAGCAATTTCTTCAAAATTTAATTTTCCAAAAACAAATAGATCAATAATTTTAGAAGTTTCTAACGGTAACCAACTATAGAACTTACCTAATAATTGTTGTTTCTTGTTTTCTGTAGATTCCTCGGAGTCAATCAATTTAAGGATAGCAGAATCAGAGTCATCATAAATAAACAATTGTTTGTTTTCTGAGTTTTGATGGTACGAAATATCATTGAGATCTTCATTCATGATCAACTTGTTATCGGATTCTAGGGTGTAGTTTTCTTCTAGTTTATCAAGTTCATCTCTTAAAAAGTAATTTGTACTTATACATTGTTGATGCCAACCTTCTCTTTTGTAAAGTTCATCGATCAAATGATCAGCTATTCTAAAAAGTTTCAATTCTAAGGATAATTTATCGATACCAATATCTAAATGCTCTTCATTATAAAGATTTACGATAGCATCATCTATAATACCATTAGAACAATACATATTTCTGGGAAGAACTCTAGTGCTTTCTGCAATATATAATCGATGTTTAACATATGGATGGAGATGAGGTACTACAGATAATAGTTTTTTGCTAAACTCTTTTTTATGATCATTTTCATAATATTTTGGCATTTCATCTATCCTATTCATAATATCAAAATTTTAAGAGTTGTTTAAAAATAACAAAAAGGATTGAGTTTTTGTGTTAAAAACCTGAAATTCAGATGTTAAACAAGCTTAAAAGAAAGGTTTGTTTACTTTTACAAAATCGTATATTTGATATCAGTCTAAAGATAAATTTTCAGGAATATTGAAGCAGCAGTTTAAAATCCATATAGAAGATCATTTACCGTTTCTAAAAGGAAGTAAATTACTAATTGCTTGTAGTGGAGGTTTGGATAGTATTGTGCTAGCACATATATGTCATTTGCTTGATTTTGAAATTGGTATTGCACATTGTAATTTTAATTTAAGAGGTTCGGAAAGTGATGGAGATGAACAATTTGTGTCTCAATTCTCTGATGCAATTAAAGCTCCTTTTTTTGTAACTCATTTTAATACGGAAACCTATGCTAATAGTAACAAACTTTCTATACAAATGGCCGCAAGAGAGCTTAGGTATGATTGGTTTAATATGTTGGTTCAAGAATATAACTATGACTACCTGTTAACAGCGCATCATCTAGATGATAATTTAGAAACCTTTCTAATAAACCTTTCTAGAGGAACAGGAATCGATGGACTTACTGGGATTCCTGAAATTAATGATCACTATGTAAGACCATTATTACCTTTTTCTAGAGAACAAATTTTAGAATTTGCAACCAAAAATAATCTTACCTGGCGAGAAGATAGTAGCAATAAGAGTACAAAGTATGTCAGAAATAAATTAAGACATAATGTTATCCCCGAACTTTTGACAGTTAACACGAAGTTTTTAAATAATTTCGAAAATACATTGGATAATTTAAAACAGACTCAAAACTTTGTCAGGGATCAAGTAGAGATTGTTAGAAAAGAAGTGTTTGAATATGCTGAGTTAGATACGATCAAAATATCGATTTATAAACTACAACAATATAAAGACCCAAAAACATATTTATATTTTTTATTAAAAAAATATGGTTTTACTGCTTGGGATGATATTGCACAAATTCTAACTGCCCAATCTGGTAAACAAGTTTTTTCGCCTACGCATAGATTAGTAAAAAATCGATTGCACGTATTGCTCTGTCCAATTATAGAAGATGTTTCAGATCGCGTATATACCATTCCTGAAGAAGAGAATATGATTATGATTCCTTCTGGAATGATTCAACTTAAAGAGGTTTCTGAGTTATCTGATATGGATCTAAAAACGATTTATGTAGATAAAGAAAAGTTAAAGTATCCCTTAATTGTAAGAAAATGGAAAGAAGGCGACTATTTTTATCCCCTAGGGATGAGAGGCAAGAAAAAGTTGAGTAAGTATTTTAAAGATGAAAAACTATCTTTGCTCGCTAAAGAAAGAGTCTGGTTGCTATGTTCTAATAATGAGATTATATGGATTATAAATTATAGAGCAGATAACAGATTTAAAATAAACCCCAAAACGAAACAATTACTAAAAGTAACAATAACCTAATGAGGAATATTCTACTATTATTGACAACATTGTTGTTTTCTACCACGTTATTTTCGCAAATATTTGAACCTATTAAATGGGAAAGTAGCGTTAAAGAAGAATCAGAAAATGTTTATATATTATCTTTTGCAGCTACTTTAGAAAAAGGGTGGCATATATATTCACAGAAAGAAGTAGATACAGACGACATAGCTCCGACAGCAACAGAATTCACATTTTATAATGAGGAAAAAGCATACGAACTAGTTGGAGAGACTATAGAACCAGAAGGTATACAGAAGTTTGATAAGGTATTTGAAATGGATATCAAATATTTTGAGGATAGTGTTGTGTTTACCCAAAAAATAAAACGATTAGAACCATCTCTTAAAACGGTGAAGGCCGAAGTGTTTTTTGGAGTATGTGATGATGAAAAATGTCTAGCTCCTGATATAGTAGAGTTTAATCTTAATTTGTCAGGAAAAAATATAGATGAAACAAAAAATCCAGATGTTTCTAAATCTTCTTCAGAGGATACAGATAGAGAATCTACGTCTTCTAGTAAGGATAGTAATAATGATGAAAAAGGTAGTCAAAAAGGTTTATGGAGTACCTTTATCTTAGCTTTCTTATCCGGATTTGCCGCATTATTGACACCATGTGTGTTTCCTATGATTCCAATGACAGTAAGCTTTTTTACTAAGCAAAGTAAAAATAGAGCCTCGGGTATAAAGAACGCAATCTTTTATGGTATTTTTATTATCGTAATCTATGTTGGATTAGGTTCTGTGGTTACAGCTATTTTTGGAGCAGATGCATTAAATGCTTTGTCTACTAATGTCTGGTTTAATTTGTTGTTTTTTGCCTTACTTATCGTTTTTGGACTTTCCTTTCTAGGAGCTTTCGAAATTATGTTGCCAAATTCTTGGGCGAACAAAGTAGATCGACAAGCTGATAAAGGTGGGATGATAGGTATATTTTTTATGGCATTAGCACTTGCTATTGTATCATTTAGTTGTACTGGTCCTATAGTTGGAACTATATTGGTAGAAGCAGCTTCTAAGGGAGGAATTGCTCCTATAATTGGGATGCTTGGTTTCTCACTAGCAATTGCATTGCCATTTGCGCTTTTTGCTATGTTTCCAGGTTGGTTAAATTCTTTGCCCAAAAGTGGTGGTTGGCTAAATACGGTTAAAGTTTTTCTAGGTTTTTTAGAATTGGCATTTGCATTTAAATTTCTATCTAATGCGGATTTAGTGCTACAATTAGGGTTATTACAAAGAGAGGTATTTCTTGCAATATGGATTGCTGTTTTTGGAACGCTTGGATTGTATTTGTTGGGTAAAGTGAAACTTCCTCATGATTCGCCAATAGAAAATATTTCAGTAGGAAGACTATCGATAGCTCTACTGACATTAGCATTTACTATTTATTTAATTCCAGGTTTATGGGGAGCACCATTAAAATTGATAAGTGGTTTCCCACCACCACAAACATATAGCGAATCGCCTAGAGGTTTTGGAGGTTCTAGTAGTAACAGTTTACCAGGCTCAGAGCTTCCAGAAGGAGCCAAGTATGGAGAACATGATATAATATCTTTTACAGATTATCAAACAGGTCTAGATTATGCTAAAAAAGTGAACAAGCCTGTTTTAATTGATTTTACAGGATATGCTTGTGTCAATTGTCGCAAAATGGAAGAATATGTATGGTCTGAACCAGCAGTTTTGAAAACGTTGAAAAACGATGTGGTTTTAATCTCCTTATATGTAGATTATAAAAAAGAACTACCTGAATTAGAACAGTATGTCTCAAAAACTACTGGCAAAAAAATAAAAACAATAGGTAATAAATGGAGTGATTTTCAGATTACTAGATATAAAGCAAATGCGCAGCCTTATTATGTTTTAGTAGACCATAATGAAGAAAACCTGAGCAAACCAGTTGGATATACTCCTAACGAGAATGAGTATTTAGGTTGGTTAAAAAAGGGGATCGATAATTTCTCGGTTAAATAAAAAGATTGAGTGTAGTATATTGGAATTATATACAGATAAATAGATGAGCCTGTAGTGAACACTACAGGCTCATCTATTTGTTAATATTTCTGATGATTGTTAAAATCTCCTTAAAATAGAGTTTGTCAGCATTCCATTTTTTTATCTTCAGCATTCAACTAAACTCGAGCATATGCTATCAACTAGAATACTACTATTATCTTTTCTGAGTCTTTTTATTTTTGTAACATCTTGTAATAAAAAAACGGATACTATTAGTACTGCAGAAACTAAAGAAGAAGTTACAATTAATGAAGAAAAAGAAACGTATGAGGTAAAAGAATTTTACTCTAAAAAAGAAGTAGATATTGTAATGAGGGATGGAACCAAATTACATACTACAATATACTCACCAAAGGATACTAGCAAAAAGTATCCTATATTAATGCAACGAACGCCTTATAGTTCAAGACCTTATGGAGAAGATCAGTTTCGTTCTAAAATAGGTCCGAATGAATTTTTGATGAAAGAAGGTAATATTGTTGTATATCAAGATGTTCGAGGTAGATGGATGAGTGAAGGAGTATATGACAATATGAGAGCATACATTCCTAATAAAAAAGATAAACAATTTGATGAAGCAAGTGATACGTACGATACTATTGAATGGTTAGTAAATAATGTTGAAAATAATAATGGTAATGTAGGTGTTTGGGGAATTTCGTACCCTGGTTTTTATGCAACATATTCCTTATTAGACTCTCATCCAGCGTTAAAGGCTGTGTCTCCTCAGGCATGTATTGGTGATTTCTTTTTTGATGATTTCCACCATAATGGAGCGTATTTATTAAGTTATTGGAGAGCAACGGCAGTATTTGGTTATGAAAAAACAGAGCCGGTAAAAGAAAGTTGGTATACATTTCCAGAGCTAAAGGCCAAGGATCAATATCAGTTTTTTCTAGATGCTGGACCACTAAGTACTTTAGATCAATATTATAAAGAAGATAATGTCTTCTGGACCCAACTCAAAGAACACCCTAATTATGATGAGTTTTGGCAAAAAAGAGGAATTATTCAACATCTTAAGGATATCAAACCTGCAGTAATGGTTGTTGGTGGTTTGTTTGATGCAGAAGATTTATACGGTCCGTTTGAGACGTATGAAAAAATAGAAAAAAACAGTGATAACTATAATATCATGGTTTTTGGCCCTTGGAGTCATGGAGATTGGGCAAGAAATAAAAAGCGTCAGGCAATAGGAAATGTGTATTTTGGAGATGATATTTCTCTTAATTTTCAACAAAATATAGAAACAAAATTCTTTAATCATTTTCTTAAAGGAGAAGGAGATAATGAAAGTGGATTAACAGAAATTCAAATTTTCGATACAGGAAAAAAGGAATGGAATACATTTGATAGTTGGCCTCCAAAAAATGTAGAAAAGAAAACAATGTATCTATCTGGTGATGATTTAACAGAAACTTTTGGCAATGGATTTTCAGAATTTGTTAGTGATCCAAAAAAACCTGTACCGTACACAGAAG
This genomic interval carries:
- a CDS encoding NADPH-dependent FMN reductase; the protein is MKNILAIAGSNSSTSINQKLVEYVAKEIVDHKIKVLKLANYSMPIYSEDEEKENGFPGMTLGLKQEISEADALIISVNEHNGSWSAFFKNIIDWLSRLDRNFLEGKKILLMSTSPGQRGGLSSLEFAKNVLPRFGGEIIESFSFPSFHANFSIENNEVTDETLLLGLKEVLSTFAHQIK
- the pabB gene encoding aminodeoxychorismate synthase component I; its protein translation is MRSTKIYILENSSDFKIKLLQWAQQFDEIVWLDSNTYSQQYSSYDAVLAVDAFTAIQTDHYTGFDKLKEYQEQTADWIFGYLSYDLKNDTEQLTSKNLDSLNFPDLYFFQPKKLFFLKDDRLEIQYLNMVDDEIEEDFLDIQRFPSAIKVPNDDTSCGKVKISLRISKDVYKQKIQQMLAHIARGDIYEANFCQEYFAENSCIAPLETYYHLNQISKPPFATFFRRSHQYLLSASPERYLRKEGNKIISQPIKGTAKRSQREEEDKRLIQDLKNDPKERSENVMIVDLVRNDLSRTAVKGAVQVEELCKVYTFPQVHQMISTVVSEIHSETSPVDVIRTTFPMGSMTGAPKISAMEIIEKLETSKRGLYSGAVGYFTPEGDFDFNVVIRSILYNEDKQYISYTVGGAITAKSDPDKEYEECLIKAKAMREVLEGI
- the tilS gene encoding tRNA lysidine(34) synthetase TilS, producing the protein MKQQFKIHIEDHLPFLKGSKLLIACSGGLDSIVLAHICHLLDFEIGIAHCNFNLRGSESDGDEQFVSQFSDAIKAPFFVTHFNTETYANSNKLSIQMAARELRYDWFNMLVQEYNYDYLLTAHHLDDNLETFLINLSRGTGIDGLTGIPEINDHYVRPLLPFSREQILEFATKNNLTWREDSSNKSTKYVRNKLRHNVIPELLTVNTKFLNNFENTLDNLKQTQNFVRDQVEIVRKEVFEYAELDTIKISIYKLQQYKDPKTYLYFLLKKYGFTAWDDIAQILTAQSGKQVFSPTHRLVKNRLHVLLCPIIEDVSDRVYTIPEEENMIMIPSGMIQLKEVSELSDMDLKTIYVDKEKLKYPLIVRKWKEGDYFYPLGMRGKKKLSKYFKDEKLSLLAKERVWLLCSNNEIIWIINYRADNRFKINPKTKQLLKVTIT
- a CDS encoding DUF4114 domain-containing protein — translated: MKKTILFIFLFITIKFAYGQLPFDCNEAKFYQVISGSLRSYDPVTGSYSEPLHTTPSYNAGGYNNVDDFLYAIRSSDRHLLRIGMDQVVDLGAVATNRGVDFGGGYAADVDSEGNLWVFQNSQGRQSFHKIINLQSYDGTTSPTFEIVVADQASPNTCADIVFIDGNLYGGSKGEVYKWDLSSSTPVFSSKTVTDLPNDTFGACYTDTSNRLYVSSNKGGLHLVNDYEGVSPYATLLNNTDVTNQNDGFKCAAGVSPIDADGDEVLDPFDKDTDGDGIPDIVEGGGIDPYGDDDNDGIFNYLDPDFGNTCNSGVSLVFDIDRDGIPNVLDLDSDNDGIYDIVEAGLGSYDTNGDGLFNSEDAGFLDSDLDGIADVVDVDQTGVAFFPDDTDGDLIYDPYDIDADQDGIIDLIEGQNSATFVSLSGLDQDRDGVDDAFDPDQGGTPQGYQNTDNTDTPDFLDTDSNNDGVLDTVDAYDTNNDGIADTTLANNDFDQDGLDDGFDIKETVFDSENGDQTPSSFPVASTGERYQYLGTFDVDGVPDYLVADITIDSGLLTKIDAALPEGDSVVDLNPNYIYGGYDTDIIIEQSTNVAITFINENTSYENILGYYTYDINSPLVKTPEPEDITVILPNSSASGSGGGLTAGNTVDLGSFPANTGIGWVLLVDAWDGSGLDEGIWQLYSQTEFNPECDETLRPHNILFKDDSNEVIVLGFEDERRDYPGVDNDFNDLLFYITADQYSSIKTSNIIDLEEEGEVTSGNDGGLESNGDLATLIAKRNFTRSKTNEVYNKKKLQKEFKPGSKSYKTRNNDDLSIYFPQTGATGTETSYVSTPEDLIDITNASSVFSVDYYNNENRVGVGLATVTSGKIYDHSKTICDRLNGSVLEDIRTLSVRDYTLVNTKIRRPSGELEQTLHFSVRLDEFQNELYSLWNIDQYPEGDYLNFQIWGGSIPQVVNIANTIIDKLLEDKGLGKMFIPSNIPEVFVQKGNYKDGKLILDIVNKNQVDQFDFRGNKRVTELSDEELMLSSISLSGSYQESIIIDTGYLFDIGFEVTVNDKTDALYLADGPWGLDYNPEGADVTNFEIIKEEITENDADDYLIERDVIVQGSVKETLNIFRSVLGGDLTLNVSEYNELKFELQANREVEVILVNKELTDWENRLRYTISGDGNMQTFNISFSEFTNPSGDNGTQLQDIRSIVFSVQGNYQTFESFDINITDIAFTNAEVLSVEDHENLEEEVNSVMNYPNPFRTATAIKVPETIRGNVKISVIDVLGKVVQEEQEIPINAARTITFIPKNLSPGVYRYIVVGDQSTRYVGSFMIY